A DNA window from bacterium contains the following coding sequences:
- a CDS encoding glycosyltransferase, with product MTIIVYCQYLLGIGHLARTLVIAQELAKRHRVVFICGGRHMPQLDRLPGIEMVWLKPVASEETYTRYYCADDETVDYEEIAAERCKMISKTIDAVRPDIFWIEAFPFARRRFCREIVSSIDRARRRYPHCRICCSVRDILLRVQAEDNYRHQVASELNRYFDLLFVHSDPRRVPFELTFGSLDPFHCPIVYTGYVSRQPRAEMRKQCWEAGGDIVVNVGGSRVGKGVIEAAIRCHQRYYSDRRMRVFLFPEDGTILAELKALAAPCNAVTIHEFTFEYINYLQASSLVICMGGYNSLIEAVATVTPAVVVPYNGNDEQPLRVQRLGGDGTLEVVPLMEIGVEPLRAAIERAVVRRSISTDIDLGGAQFIDNYLGEHCSA from the coding sequence ATGACCATTATCGTCTACTGTCAGTATCTGCTGGGCATCGGCCATCTTGCCAGGACGCTGGTCATAGCCCAAGAGCTGGCGAAGAGGCACCGCGTGGTGTTCATCTGCGGCGGAAGGCACATGCCGCAGCTCGATCGACTCCCCGGTATCGAGATGGTGTGGCTCAAACCAGTCGCCAGCGAAGAGACCTATACGCGTTACTACTGCGCTGATGATGAAACGGTCGATTATGAGGAAATTGCTGCGGAACGCTGTAAGATGATCTCCAAGACGATCGATGCTGTTCGGCCGGACATCTTTTGGATTGAGGCTTTTCCATTTGCCAGGAGGCGTTTCTGTCGGGAGATTGTCTCGTCGATTGACCGAGCGCGGAGGCGATATCCGCATTGCCGTATCTGCTGTTCTGTGCGGGACATTCTGTTGCGAGTTCAGGCGGAAGATAACTATCGGCATCAAGTGGCGAGTGAGCTTAATAGATACTTCGATCTTTTGTTTGTCCACAGTGATCCCCGTCGGGTTCCATTCGAACTCACGTTCGGATCACTCGATCCTTTCCATTGTCCAATTGTTTATACCGGCTACGTTTCGCGGCAGCCCAGAGCGGAAATGCGCAAACAGTGTTGGGAGGCAGGTGGCGACATCGTTGTCAACGTGGGCGGAAGCCGCGTGGGTAAAGGCGTGATTGAGGCAGCGATTCGCTGCCACCAGCGCTACTATTCGGACCGTCGCATGCGAGTCTTCCTCTTTCCGGAGGATGGAACGATCCTTGCGGAACTCAAGGCTCTTGCCGCGCCGTGCAATGCGGTGACGATTCACGAGTTTACGTTCGAGTACATCAATTACTTGCAGGCGTCTTCGCTCGTGATTTGCATGGGGGGCTATAATTCGCTCATTGAAGCGGTGGCTACTGTAACGCCGGCGGTTGTCGTGCCTTACAACGGCAACGACGAGCAGCCCCTACGCGTTCAGCGGCTAGGCGGTGACGGGACGCTGGAGGTTGTGCCTTTGATGGAGATTGGAGTAGAGCCGCTGCGGGCGGCGATCGAACGGGCGGTAGTGCGCAGAAGCATCTCCACGGATATCGACTTGGGCGGGGCGCAGTTCATTGATAATTATTTAGGGGAGCATTGCTCCGCATGA
- a CDS encoding radical SAM protein yields MKRSLSNIRNKISARYSLFIKKTMLNHSPRYMMVEPTNHCNLACPLCPTGSGTLGVTQGFMDLGNYVRLINELSPELETILLWGFGEPLLHPEIFRMIAEAHSRGITTKVSTNGQCFGGREQCEEIVTCGLTQLRVSLDGLSDKTLQVYRRGASFEKIIAGLNYIIEAKRRLKSSNPLILLQFIAMKHNEHEANRIKALADEMGIAWRIKTASIGEVETISNYGKFLPDSGPIRYAVCDCAGGTQHLKPRLARPHVCPYPWLWAHVNWDGTVVPCCKDPHRQHLLGNAFAEGGFRAVWNNTTFVTFRETYLRNPAELVRCRKCDYPFQSTCFPLQSS; encoded by the coding sequence ATGAAACGATCTTTGAGCAATATCCGGAATAAGATATCAGCACGATACAGCCTCTTCATAAAGAAGACTATGCTCAACCATTCGCCCCGCTACATGATGGTCGAACCGACCAACCACTGTAACCTCGCGTGTCCGCTCTGCCCCACCGGCAGCGGTACACTGGGCGTAACGCAGGGATTCATGGATCTTGGCAACTACGTTCGCCTAATCAACGAGCTCTCGCCCGAGCTCGAGACGATTCTGCTGTGGGGATTCGGCGAACCACTTCTGCATCCCGAGATATTCCGGATGATCGCGGAGGCGCACTCTCGCGGCATCACAACGAAGGTCAGCACCAACGGTCAATGCTTCGGCGGTCGTGAACAATGCGAGGAAATAGTGACATGCGGTCTTACGCAGCTACGCGTTTCTCTCGACGGACTTTCAGACAAGACCCTTCAGGTCTACCGCCGTGGCGCCTCGTTCGAGAAGATCATCGCCGGCCTCAATTACATCATTGAGGCCAAGCGAAGGCTAAAGAGTTCGAACCCCCTTATACTGCTCCAGTTCATCGCTATGAAGCACAATGAGCACGAAGCCAATCGCATAAAGGCCCTCGCCGATGAAATGGGTATCGCTTGGAGGATCAAGACGGCATCAATCGGAGAGGTGGAGACTATTTCCAATTATGGTAAATTTCTGCCTGACAGCGGTCCGATCCGCTACGCCGTCTGCGACTGCGCAGGCGGAACACAGCATCTCAAGCCGCGCCTTGCCCGACCGCACGTCTGCCCTTATCCATGGCTTTGGGCCCACGTGAACTGGGACGGCACCGTGGTACCCTGCTGCAAAGACCCCCACCGGCAACACCTCCTCGGAAATGCCTTCGCTGAAGGTGGCTTCCGAGCCGTTTGGAACAACACGACATTTGTGACGTTCCGGGAAACGTATCTGCGCAACCCGGCCGAACTTGTGCGCTGCAGGAAATGCGACTATCCTTTTCAGTCAACATGTTTCCCGCTCCAATCATCATGA
- a CDS encoding glycosyltransferase: MASTAARVSRYLTINATPAVTLVFKADRITRHFSNTVKSFPTDKILTSFNRQAEYREEWQQIIPLAVEPSFVISLYMGRPAYMGHLLARLLWVPHYIVCLGSDVNHHFERFVHKWRFPWLIKCAKRIGILSPDMRDKFRSFSDSDGKITLLSPGYDTASFFPMDVPIEYDILFVGRARPVKGLDRLVTALSKITRSARVCCVIPVNDADAAFAATYRETAARKASHHSFVWLPQQTPIELRQLYNASRFVVVPSRSEGAPHVVLEAMACNRPVIAADVGRIAEFLGSCKTLFTTDEDLERLLAAVVDETLDVPTNLRRQALAIANQNDECTAFRRFVDLEDE, encoded by the coding sequence ATGGCCTCAACTGCCGCTCGCGTCTCGCGCTATCTGACAATCAATGCTACGCCGGCGGTAACGCTCGTCTTCAAAGCAGACCGGATCACACGTCACTTCAGCAACACGGTCAAATCGTTTCCGACCGATAAAATCCTCACATCGTTCAACCGCCAGGCCGAATACCGCGAAGAATGGCAACAGATCATACCTCTAGCTGTAGAGCCTTCCTTTGTCATCAGCCTCTACATGGGACGGCCTGCGTACATGGGCCACCTGCTCGCGCGACTACTGTGGGTCCCGCACTACATCGTCTGTCTGGGATCCGATGTGAATCACCACTTTGAACGGTTTGTCCATAAGTGGCGTTTTCCCTGGCTCATCAAGTGCGCAAAGAGGATCGGCATCCTCTCTCCCGACATGCGTGATAAATTTCGTTCTTTTTCTGACTCTGACGGAAAAATCACTCTGCTCTCTCCCGGTTACGACACTGCGTCTTTCTTCCCGATGGACGTTCCGATCGAATACGATATTCTCTTTGTGGGGCGTGCACGGCCAGTGAAAGGGCTGGACCGCCTCGTCACGGCACTCTCAAAGATCACAAGGTCTGCACGCGTTTGCTGCGTCATCCCTGTGAACGATGCCGACGCTGCATTTGCAGCCACCTACCGTGAGACAGCAGCTCGTAAGGCATCGCATCACAGCTTTGTATGGCTCCCCCAGCAAACACCTATTGAGCTTCGTCAACTCTACAACGCCTCTCGTTTTGTCGTAGTCCCGTCCCGAAGCGAAGGCGCACCTCACGTCGTCCTTGAGGCAATGGCCTGCAATCGACCTGTAATCGCAGCCGACGTGGGACGAATAGCGGAGTTCCTTGGTTCATGCAAAACGCTATTCACAACGGATGAGGATCTTGAGCGTTTGCTCGCCGCGGTAGTCGATGAAACGCTCGACGTGCCGACGAACCTCCGTAGGCAAGCGCTAGCCATCGCAAACCAGAATGACGAGTGTACAGCCTTCCGCCGTTTCGTTGACCTTGAGGACGAATGA